In Lathyrus oleraceus cultivar Zhongwan6 chromosome 2, CAAS_Psat_ZW6_1.0, whole genome shotgun sequence, the DNA window TGGGTACCAAGCATAGTTCTCTTGCATTCAAACCGAGAGTAGATAAACCTTCAATATCATATATTCACTCCTCTAAGAGTTGATATTCAGCAGACCTAGGTTGATTGACCCTATATACCATTTGATTAGCAACCCTAGAGGGAGACTGAACAACATTCTAAGAGGGCATAGGTTGTGGCATAAACTGTGGAAACATATGATACATCATAGTAGGGTTCAAAGTCTGGGCAACTGGAGTGCCATCTTGAGCAGCATGCCTACCAGGATGCACATTTGGAGCAAGAGGTGCCTAATAATGGGCATACTGGAGTGCAACATTGTTCGGAAATGTTGGGACCATAGTAGGAAAAACATACAGATTTGGATGAACAGGCTAAGCAGGAATACGGTAATTGAGGTGCGATCTCCTATACTCAGGCTCTTGGTCTTCAACATTGTCAACATTCACAGCAGGTGGATGAATCTCTTCAATCTCAACCCCTTGAGCAGAGTAATGATTAGGCATTAATATGGAATGAACGAATTTCTAGTAGCAAACTAGGGATTTTAATTATGAGGGATTCCCCACGGGTAGGTAGAAGCAAACCTACTAGGACCAACTTGAGACTGAGGTTGGATAACAACAACCGACTGAACAACAGGGTCAATAGGATCCATCACAACAAAAGTTGTGGCAGCCACAAAAGTCATATCAGTAACATCAGTTGGGTTGACAATAACAGCGTTACCTCTCTGAGCCTGAAGATGCTCCAGAATGGTACCCATCTGTCCTTGGAGTTGAGCTAAAGCCTCCACTATTGCAATATTCTCTTGTTCAAAATCAGACATGATTCTCTTTttgttggctctggtgtagtactTGTGAGTCATCATCTTCCTGAAGAGGATGAAGACGGATGTAAGCATTTTGTTTTTGGATAAAATAATGCATATGGATGAATGATATGTTATGCAAAAAATTATTGATTATTATAAAGTTTTCCAAGGAATCCTCGAGTCTTTATTTTTCGTAACTAATCATAAAGCATAGAAAATAAAGGCATAAGATGAAAACTGGTGATGAAAATAACCCTTTTATATCCATAATAATGAAACAAATAGTACAATTATTACATCTTTTCCCCAAGGGCTGCACCAAGTTTTCTCAAAGATAACAATGAAAACCCCCCATAAAAGATAACTATGCAAACACAACAATCAACCACCATTATGCATCCTTGATGGCATGGCTTGAATCGGTCTACTCAAAAGGTATTGCAGCAACGACTCCTTCTGATATAAAAGGAATTGTAGATGAGAATTGTTCCTTTCCCAATGTGTAGCTTCTTGCTGAATTTGATTATTACCTTCTCTACTTTGATGCGCTTGATCTTTCAACCCTCAAATCTCCTCAAACCACTTGTCGAGTTCTGTCTGGTGTTGAGATAAAGAAACCTTAAACTTCTTAGTATATATCCTTTCTTCTTTTAACTCATTATTGCAACCCTCCAACTATTCTCGAAGTTTCTTAACCTGGTCTTGGAAACTGATATCCATCTTGCAGGCTTGATATTGGGCGTCAGCGAGCTGTTTTTTCTTGACAAACAAGTTATCAATAGTCTATTTCAAAGAGTCACCTACATTCCTTCTTTTGAACTGCTCTTCTTGGGCTTCTTCCACCACTTGGGATGTCATTGCTCTCTTTTGGTTGAGGTTAAGATCCAAATCATCTTTCTCCCTTATGATCCTACCAAGATTAGATCAGAGATCAACATTTTCTTTCTCTAAGCTCTTGATAGTCTCCTTGATTTTTCTAACCTCGGAGGTAGGAACAACTTTAAGCACAGGCTTTGGACACTCATAGATGGTTCAGACGAAAATGGAAACAAAATTTCTTAAACCCTCTCCTTGACCCATGATGTATAAGCTTCCTTGGAAATGCAATTGTTTTTCCCTAACTCAGACTTTCCTTGAGGGAGAACCTCTCTCCAAGCTCCGACGATCTTTCTTAGCAACTCTGGATTGTCAACCCCTTCATATAAAACAAACTCCTTCACATGCTCAAAATTTGGCTTGTGCAACAACGGGTAACCTAATTGATGTAGTGCCAACCTtggattgtagttaattccacccTTCGTACTTATGAGAGGTGTCGTACCTCATGGAAAAATGGGAATACGACCTAAGCGAAAGCGCGATtgcacgctcgcaatgatggactaaacagagtcgtcaccgaactttatttattcctaaaaaggaaaggggaaatatcgataaaacccaagaaaaaaacgacaatgattattggtcgtcgcaaccaaattagggttcgggagtcgattacgcaaggggaaggtattagcacccctcacgtccgttgtactcaacgggagccattaggttagttgtgtgcgttaatgttagtttgaaatgttaggctttaagttattaggtgggaaagaaagaataaaagagagggaaatgtttttggatttttgacgaaggactaaacctaagttttttattagtgggcctgacaagatttacaaatcctgctcctacgtatctcaatagagaagtcaaggcttacgtagttctgggtagaaaaatgtttgttttttggtcgattttagcgaaagatactttgtgtcaaatcgacgaaaacattgttggactacccaaaacaggtggaaaaacattgccttgcattgttttgaaacaaagtacctttcgtttgagaaaaggtttgaagGGTTAATCGCACGACGGCAggaaaagaaattgattggtttgatgtgttttgaataatggcgagaacttggatgggcgagatatccatctcgaatcctagtctcagttgtgcgtggtatccaccacgttccatttccatcttatttgcaaaaagtacttaataaagattaagtgttttgaatttgattgagaaagggtttgaagaaaccgcattgataattttaaatgatggcgGGAGCTAAGATAGacgaggcatccacctcgaatcttaatctcaggagtgcgtggtatacaccacattccatttccatccttattgaaaagtgtttagataggaattaagtatttttggttttgttatgaaaatgacttgacattggatcaagcattgatggacgtttaagagaaattttgaAAGAATGTTTGAGAGAAACAGAATAGAtgaatttggatgatggcgagagttaagataggcgaggcatccacctcgaatcttagtctcaagagtgcgtggtatccaccacgttccatttccatctttattgaaaaggtcttaaatatgaattaatattttttgagttttgattatgaaaaatggcttgacgttggatcaagcatttgatgaagtttttgaaagTAATGGAATAGAATGGGAAGAAGGAATGGGTTGATTtatttattgagaaaatactcgatgttggatcgagtcttatttttgatcttttggaaatggttgattttattcttgtgttagtagctaactaaacagtcaaacaaataaagaaatgaaaaacagtaaaattattacacatcgggggagtggggtacattttgtcaaatgggaattcaaagtattggaataattaaatcgggcccaaacaacaaataatgcaatgtatgagtgtaagtgcaagagaactgtctcattgtaagaaggcccaagagtaagccatgtgaagaaaacaacacaacaagttatataTACAAAACACTCAAAAATTtaattgaaagaaacaacatcgggacgtgcacggataaaaatcgggatgcgaggatgcgaatcaaagtcgCATAACACAATGACGTGCAAGGCAGATGGAAATTGAAAAAAGCAAACAAGAAATctagataatgtgctcaaagccggtttgcacatattgacaataattgaaatgccatatgtgattaatcaaaacgcggcgaaatactattgatgtatcgataaaaataatcataGATAAACAACATAGACAttgttgaatccataaattaaaatcgatatttaacaattaaaataaataaaggGGATAATAAACATTAGGAATAATGAGGGGATTAAAAAGAAATGtgaaatagaaattaaaaaaaacatgCTGTAAAATTAAAATATGGTGCACACAAATATTAAACCCAAGACCAAGGGCTTGCCAAAGCATCCCTTTTACCAACTCCACCAGATAGATATCCATGTCATATAATCTCAAGCGCTAACACATAACATATAAAAAAAAACGGACCAAGCCTTTTAAATAAAACACAAAGTTGAAAACAGTAACAGAACTCAAACAAATTCATCTTAACGCACATAGATCCTGTTTCTTTCCAGTTTGAACAACAAAGATTTAACGGTAAGATAACCACACAAATGGAAGCTTCAAGGAAGATAGAACTCGAAAAGGAAACTAACCGGTTGCGGCGAGATTGACCGACGGATGTAGGTAAGGTTCCGTCTGAACCGGTTTTTGATCTTCCGCTCTTCACCACCAAGAACAACTATGGTTTTCTTTTCTCCTTGCCGTCGGCTCCTTTTTCTCTTAGTGAACAGTAACGGCTCCTCTCCAAAAATTAGGGTTGGTTTCCTTTTTATATCTCTTTCCTCTCATGTGTTTTTAGAGTAGTGGAGAGGTCTGCTGTGTAGTGGAGAGGTTTGTTCGTACAAGGATGTCTGGGGAGTTTTGTCCTTATTCCACTTGTGGTCCCTCTTCCTCAATTCTCTCCATTTCCACTTCACTGTTGGTAAGAAACAATTCACCACTGTAACTCACTTAATTGAAAAATTTGTTTTGGAATTAACTGATTTTGTGTGTTATGTGTTGCAGCAGTCCTGCTTGGAAATTGAATGATGCTTTGGCATGGTTTTCATATGACTTTGGGTGCGATTCGTTCGGAGGCAAAATGTTGCGGCATTGGCTTTTTACTGTGAATCAAATATTTTGCTCGGTACTCCACATTTCCAGGAACCGAATTGTAGAGCTTCCTGTAGATAGTGTCAGACCCAGACGAAAGGTTATGTGCCATAAGGTTCAATCCGTCCATATAGAACGCCCTGGATGGATAATGAAGAACTCGGTTTGCTTTATTAAAAAATTTAGCTCCAAATGAAATGGCTCACAAACTGGAAAGTCCTTCAGAGGATGCTTGGTATCTAAAACAGTAATGGGGGCAGCCGTGATATTGGAGAGATTCTCATATGACACTCCATGAAATGACTGTAAAGAAATGCCTTCCTTGCAAATAAACCTCCAATGAGACACTCTGCTCAGTGCTACTGATAGAAACTGCATCATCCTCCAAGTCCAGCAAAGCAAGGTTAAGGTGGGACTGGATAGCAAGCGGGTTTTCCGTTTCACAATCATCAAGCAAGTCGCGTGAAATGACCACGCCTGATGGCAGATTCGTGGATATTTTATCAGTATTTTCGCATACAATGGAGGATATGAAAGCTACAGTTGTTTCAGCCACCCGATGATCATCCCCACCACCTAATAGTCTATTTACATCACCAAGTGAATTTCCTAAAGAACCATCAGGATGGACAGATTCTTTTTTTTCCAGATAAAAGGCAACAATTTTGTTGGTCTGAGATGCCCTCCACAAAATCCAACAAATTCTTCAGAGGCTTCCACTCAAGAAAGACTTCATCATGCTCATAACTGTCACCAAGTCTCTCAGTCAAGTCTGTATTTGCAAGAGGTATTTCACTGTGTTGCAAGTGTATAATAATACTATTGAATTTTTTGGGCAACGAGCAGGCTCCTGATTTTGATCGGATCACCTTTAGACACTTCTCCATCTAAGAGTTTGCAAGGATACCGACTCAATGGTTTTCTTAAGATAACAATCATCACAACCATGATATGTCTTGTTGGAATGCTTGACAGTAACGGTTTTTTTCGCTACTGTTGCTGCTGTTGAAACTGGTTCATTGGTATCGTGATTAAGATTAATGTAGTCAAGAAGATTCGACACACTTAGATGGCCTTTGCTAGCTATTGATGCATCAGGTGTTTGCAATATATTTTGACTATCTGTCCTTGTTTCCAGACTTTGATTGATGGAAGAACCGGAGGACCCATCACCAGCCCCTTTACCAACAGGAGGTTGAAGTTTGGTCCGTCTCTTACGCTCCAAACCACTCATACCCAGTCCAAGATGAGCAGTTTTGGCAGGTTCAGTTGCATGGGGTCTTTCACTTGCAGATGGAGCATCCTGTACTTTTTCTGATTTTATCATGGTTTCTCCACTAGAAGAACTTTGTAAATCTTGATTGGAAGAACTTGAAACAAATTTGTCGACCAAAACATCTCTCTCGTCATTACTACAGGTGTTAGTAAACCTATTTGCTTGTTGAGGAGGTCTGGCGGTTGCGGGCCTGATTTTACAGGCTGACCGCTGATGAGGGCGTGCGCGAGCTTCTTGAATTCTTGAATGTAGGCACTCAAAGTGTGTGGACCAAAAAGCGTAGAAGCACCCTCGTATCTTTGCACCTCGTACTCCTCATATGTGGTCACATACTGTGAATAAGTATTGGTCAACCCTGCTATAACAACATGAATGTTGCTACCAAAGCTTTAGTCACCACTTAGCACTGTCTTCACTGCATCACGAAGCCGTCTCCCAGCCATTGTTGTAAATTCTCCTGGTACACTAAGAATAGAAAACTGTCCAATTCGGAAGATCTGGATTGGAGGTATTGAAGGAGCCCAATCATATAGAAGCTTCATTTCGCCTGTATCGAACAAGAAAGGCTTTGGATACTAACAGTCTATTTGTTCCTTGTCTGGCGTTTTCAATAAAGTTGCAGACCAGTTTCCAGAAAGGATTCCCCTGATCATCTCCTTGCTTAAAATCAAATGCTCCAGGTCCATCAGTTGTTCCAGCAGCAAATCAGAATCCCATTGCAGCAGGGCATGTCTTTACTACCTTAGAAGCTCCTGCGATAGAAACATTTACCTCGAGCTTGGAGAAATCTAAGTACACATGTCGAAAATCCACCTTTCCTTTAATCTGTTTGGATGCTCCGTTAAACAACTCCGCTGTTTTTTTAAACTGTCTCTCCCCTATAATATGTGTACTTTCAAATTCATCGGGGTAACCAGGTCCTTTGCCGTAGCATAGCTCGTTCTTCCCTCCACATGTGCTGTGATTGAAGTCGCAAGGTAGTCCAATGTCTGTACAAAAGGCTCCAAGCACGTTTGGACTAACATCACCGCAATTGGATTGACAAAATGCAGATACAAATCTAGGTTTTCCGTCCTGCCTAAGAACACCTCTCACACGTCTAGCAACACTTGATGTTCTGGTTGCCGGTCTACCAGGAGGAGATTGGAATAAGGCAGCAAGTTCGAGTAACTCATGGTGATTATTATTAAGACTGGGAATGATGTTTGAAATCCTTCGAGGTAAGCTGTCATCTTCAAATCCAGGGGAAACTTTTCTCACAGAAACTTTTCGCTCAAACCAGTCTTCCATAAATCGTGCAGCAACACCCTTATTATCCCCGCTAACTAATGAGTTTGTACGACTCATTGAAGTCCCATGAGTAGCAAACCAATTGAAACTTCTCACAGGACCCCACTCATCATCAACAAACTTTAAAAGAGACATTTCTTTATCGACATTATATCTATATTTGCTTCTCTCTTCAGCAGGATTGTTGAGATAACCACTAGGACTGCTCTTCTCTTCAGAAACCTCAGCAATGGGACTCAATGTACTTGCTTCCTGTAGGCCAGCAACGAGTATAGCTTGAGCTTCTGCCAACTCAGAACCATTGTCATCAGTAGCATACAATATCTTCAGGATTGCTTCAAAAACCGACGAGTTTTCTACTCCAGGAGTCTGACCAAGAATCTCAAGGTCCCTCAACTTCGCAAAGTAAAAATCACGTTCCTTCTCAAGGCTATCAATGGATAACTCCAATTTTGTCATTTGTTGCACCTGTTGATGATATGATCTCTAAGTATTGCTCAAGCTCGTTAAGAAAAGGCTCAATCTTGGCCAATGAAACTTCTTCTACATCTAGGCTGTCCCAACGAACGTGACAGAGATCTTTGAAAATAGCTTTGTATGTTATACACTCACAGAATTGACGGATACCGTCCCCTGCAGCGACTGCAGAAAACTTGAAGCTCACCCCATTTGCTATATTATCCTCATTGGCGGAATTAGAGCTGCTAAGATTAGCAACTATCCTCTTTTCCAGAACCCCTAATTCCATGCGAATATGCTGCATATTATTAATGCGAACACACAGGTGGGGTATATCAACCGAGCTATCTTCACTTGTGGTTCTAAAAAGGGCTTTCCTCCTCTGAGTCATTTGTGGCTTTTCTTTTTTTACGGAATACACTGTGATATTTTCCTTTTGTTGAACACCTAGTCAAATCAGGCAAAGTCGGCATGAATGCATTACGGTTCCCGCATCCAGATTTTGCTTTCAAAATGTATTGTTGGATAGATTGTATGTTTGTCCCAGTGGAATGTTCTGATACGACATTTGAGTGATACACGAGAATCCTATGTATTCCCCAGAGTAATACTGTTGTATCTCGGGATCCTGTGACTAGGCAGTTACTATCAGGTGAAAGACCAAGGCAAGTTACAGGAGCACAATGTCCATAAGCTGTTTCTAAGGTCTTAGCTCCATCTGATGATATCAGCCTAATGCTATTATCAGCATGCCCGCCAGTAATAATTTCTCTGTCACATGTAATAGAAACGATAGCTTGGCTTCTAATTCCAGAGGCAGAGAATGCTACAGCTTGTGGGAATTGCCACTCTTCACTCGATGCAACAGGTGCTTTGAACATACACATAAGTGTACCACCAGTAGAGCCTGCTGTAACCTTTCTatgttgaaaaagaaaaggaGTTTCGTGGCCATCAGGTGTATTGGGTTGCCACATGTGTTGTGCAACACGCACTGTTGGTGCATTCATCAACAACCACAACCGTATCTGAAGATGCATGAATGGAAGCCGCGGGAAGATTGCAACGTTCAGGTGATGGAACAACATGGGGCTTGACTTCATTTGGGTTGCGGAATATTGTCTGCAAATGCAGAACTTTTGCCAACAGAATTCTCTTCAAATGGGGAACGGTCAAAAGCTGGGACGGTGTTTGTCCAAAATATGCAATTTGATCTTGCGTGGCACGCTGCTGAACTAGGTCAGAGATTTTATCAATGTCCACCGTCCCTTCATAGGTAATATAAAAGAAAACATTATTTGTTGCAACGGCTTCTTTTCCCGTTGTTTATACCCAAATATAAGATCAATCCACTCATGTAAATGAGAAGATACGTATTCACTCTCCAAAGCCTTCCGACGCTTATGAATAAAATCAATTGGATTTTCAACCCAAGCAGGAAGTTTTACAGTATCTGGAATGGCAGAAATGAGCAAGCTTTCCTCCCAATTGTGTTGTGCCAAAATCAATTGAATTTTCATTTGTGAGAACTTCAGGTTGGTAAAATAGCTCAGGAACCAATTCCTTCACATCACTCACGTCCTCAAGAACTCCATTCCAAGTACCAGAAATATCAGAAAACATTCGATATGCATGGCCTCCTATGACAGGTACATTCACATCGGCAACTGGAACTTTAGCTTTCCCAGCATAGAAAGTTTTGGATTGATGTTTTTTGAAAAGGAGGTATGAATTGAATTGAGACGAGCTCGTTGAAGCTTGAGAGACGTCGGCGTTTACTGCGAGGACGCTTTGCCGGGATCAAGGTAACTCAAAGTTGGATTTTTCAACTGAGGAATAGCTACTGCTTTCGAAAACTGAAACTGGGTTGTAGGTTTGGCAATGGAATGCTGCCGACAGAATTTCAACGCCTGTGTATATGTTGCATCACAATGTTCACTAAGAGCGAAATTGAACACCATTTCTAATGACAGGTATGTTTCCTTCGTATCCCTTTTGTAAGAAACATTTAAGTCATTAATTTGTTGGTGTAATTCCCTCAGTATAAACATGATAACTACTGCTTTTCTCAATCCTACAGCTCCATCGTGATGTC includes these proteins:
- the LOC127118890 gene encoding neutral ceramidase 1-like, with protein sequence MTKLELSIDSLEKERDFYFAKLRDLEILGQTPGVENSSVFEAILKILYATDDNGSELAEAQAILVAGLQEASTLSPIAEVSEEKSSPSGYLNNPAEERSKYRYNVDKEMSLLKFVDDEWGPVRSFNWFATHGTSMSRTNSLVSGDNKGVAARFMEDWFERKVSVRKVSPGFEDDSLPRRISNIIPSLNNNHHELLELAALFQSPPGRPATRTSSVARRVRGVLRQDGKPRFVSAFCQSNCGDVSPNVLGAFCTDIGLPCDFNHSTCGGKNELCYGKGPGYPDEFESTHIIGERQFKKTAELFNGASKQIKGKVDFRHVYLDFSKLEVNVSIAGASKVVKTCPAAMGF